CtttatttacaataaataaaggcAGCAGAGTAAGCAACAACTATTCGTTCTTACATCTAAAAAGCAACCGGCTTAACATATTTAAATCTCATCCAACTATTAATTGGATTTACTTGAAATAATTTGGAACAGCACAGGAGCGTAATTCTATATCTTAATGCTAACCAACTAGGAACTAATTGAGGGAAATGTTGTAAGTTTTGGCCACGTGAGATTTGGTTTGTGGTTGCGCCCAGCTGCGCCATCAGATGGAAGTTGTTTGTCTGCGGTTCCATCGCCACACGGTGGCGTCATCGCACACGTAGACCAGTACGCTGGCATCGCGAGAGAAGGCTATCTGGCGCACAGTGGCCACGCTACGCGAATTGTGCAGGGTGGTCATGTGTGCGCCCTCGGGATCGCTGGGATCCAGCTCCCACACATACACCTTGCCCTGCTGATTGCCCAGGGCAATCACCTTCTGCCACGGATTGAAGCCGAATCTCACGAACCAGATCTCGCACTCGTCGTACTCGAATTCCGCAATTATCGTGCAGGAGGAGTCGCTCGGCTTCACCTGCTCGAAGCTCTGATGTAGTTGTCCCGGTTTCCAGCAGACAATGGCATTTTCGCAGGACTTGGAGAGCACAAAGTTGCCGAACCACTGCACACAGTCCACATAGTTCCTGTGTATATCCCGCGTTGAAAAATCGGGGAAGTGCTTGGTCACCGTGGGGAAAGGCAGCGTTGACTTCTCCTGGCTGAAAGTGTTCGACAGTTCGATCTTGTGATGGAACTCGGGCGTATTCAGACACCACAGCTTCAGCGAGTGATCCATGCCGCTCGACACAATGCGATCTCCACGCATATTAAAGTCGATGGACAGCACCTCATCGCGATGTCCCTCCACTCCGCCCAGGATGGCAATGCACACATGGCTCTGGATGTTCCACAATCTTATCGCGTGATCCTTGCTGCCCGAAAGCAAAAGCTGTAGCTTGTGCGGATGGAACTTCAGCTCGTTAATGGCCTGTCCATGGCCAATGTAGTTGCCCACCGCCTCATTCTGCTCGACATCAATAACCCGGATGACTCCGCGGTATCCAGCAGCGGCCAGGAGAGGTGAAGAGGTCTTAAGGTCGTACGACCAGGCGCAGGTGTAAAATACTTCATCGGGCTGGGAAGGGAATTCAAGATTTGTTGATGTATTTCGAGTTTGTACAATTACATTTGCGACCATATTCTCAGTTACTCTCGGCTAAATTAACAATATAAGCTTTAATTTGAAAACTTGACTGTTATGAAAAACCAAACTTAATACAAGAAATGATAAATGTTTGGATATTGTGAAACCATGCTGAAAGCCTGTAACGATTGTTCTTactttaaaacaattaacaaaagcAATGATTTAATAGAAACTTTGACTGGATCCCACTTTTTCTACAGCTTTGAATGCGATGTCTAATGTATGAAGCCCCTAACTTTAGCCAACTGATCAATAGGGTCTTGAAAGTGTATTCTGTATCCTGGCGACTCACATCCGGATCTGCATAGCAGTGGAGCAGCTGCATCCCGCCCTGTCGAGGGCACTCGTAGACGGTCACCCGGTTGCTGCCCGCCGTAGCGAAGACCTGTGGCTCATCCTTGCCCAGCAGCGTGTTGAAGGCTACGCCGAAGATGTTGGCTCCGTGGTTCTCCTTCACGTGGGTGCTTCATGGTAATCATTTGTAGGTTCAGTATCAGTGGCCAGCTGAGAAAGTGCATATTCTTACTCGTATTTGTAGGCGGCGCGACTTTTTGGCTTCGATTTGGTGCTCCGGCGACCGCGGCGCTTGCTGCGCGTGCTGGATGACGGGGACTTGCTGCGCGAGGTGGTGCTGTTGGTGGTATAGCTGGCCGACTCATCCTGCAGCCGGCACATGGCCCAAAAGATCCATTAATTCTCGGTTCGCACAGCCATTTGTCATTCGCTACTCACGCCGCATGATTCCTCCGACTCCTCGGGCTCGTTGCCGTTTTTCACTTTATCACTGCTCATTTCGAACGCGCGGCACGTTTGTACGGTTAAATGAAACCCAAATTAGGCCGCGACTTCAATGAACTATTCGATAATgctttttttaaatgtttaaataacgaggcgaatgaaaatgtttttttttggcggcaATGGTGTGACCCCA
The sequence above is a segment of the Drosophila melanogaster chromosome 2L genome. Coding sequences within it:
- the esc gene encoding extra sexcombs, translating into MSSDKVKNGNEPEESEESCGDESASYTTNSTTSRSKSPSSSTRSKRRGRRSTKSKPKSRAAYKYDTHVKENHGANIFGVAFNTLLGKDEPQVFATAGSNRVTVYECPRQGGMQLLHCYADPDPDEVFYTCAWSYDLKTSSPLLAAAGYRGVIRVIDVEQNEAVGNYIGHGQAINELKFHPHKLQLLLSGSKDHAIRLWNIQSHVCIAILGGVEGHRDEVLSIDFNMRGDRIVSSGMDHSLKLWCLNTPEFHHKIELSNTFSQEKSTLPFPTVTKHFPDFSTRDIHRNYVDCVQWFGNFVLSKSCENAIVCWKPGQLHQSFEQVKPSDSSCTIIAEFEYDECEIWFVRFGFNPWQKVIALGNQQGKVYVWELDPSDPEGAHMTTLHNSRSVATVRQIAFSRDASVLVYVCDDATVWRWNRRQTTSI